The genomic interval AACGTTTATTAAATAAAAAAAAAGACGTGTGCACATTCACAAGTCTTTTTTCATGCCAATTAGTAGAAAGCATCTCAAAACAACCCTTTTTATTAACCAAACATCAAAGTAACAACAATTATTGATGCTATGATACCAACGAGATCCGCTAATAACCCTACCTTTAGCGCATCACCCATTTTCTTAATTCCAACTGCACCAAAGTAGACAGTTAATATATATAACGTCGTATCAGTACTACCTTGCATAGTTGCTGCAAGCGTTGCAATAAAGGAATCAGGTCCATAAGTAGCAATGATGTCAGAAGTTATTCCTAATGCTGCAGTTCCAGATATTGGCCTTATAAAGGCAAGTGGGACAATCTCTGCTGGTATATTTAATATGGTTAATGC from Metabacillus sediminilitoris carries:
- a CDS encoding spore maturation protein, producing the protein MGIIGLISLWLIPILIGYILIYGTLKKIPTYETFVEGGKEGITIAFSIIPYLVGMLVAISIFRASGALEFLMNLMKPALTILNIPAEIVPLAFIRPISGTAALGITSDIIATYGPDSFIATLAATMQGSTDTTLYILTVYFGAVGIKKMGDALKVGLLADLVGIIASIIVVTLMFG